The nucleotide sequence TGAAAAGTATGGAGCTTCAGTTCCATTTATCAGGCCTGCAGCGTTAGCTACCGATACTGCCACAACATTTTCGGTAATCGAACATACATTAGTTTTTTTAAAAAATGCTGGAGAGTCATTCGATTATATTGTTCTCAGAGAACCTACGTCGCCTCTCACAGAATCAGACGACATCGATGCTGCATTAGAAATCTTGGAGTCGAAAAGAGCAATAGCCGATTCAATTGTGGGTGTCAGCAAAGTTGAAGCAGCACACCCCGCTTTTGATGTTGTAATCAAAGAAACTGGCACTATTAAACCGTTCATGTACCCTGATTTTTCTCAGGCAGTTAGACGCCAGGACATCGCGGATATTTATTTTTTTGAAGGCTCTCTTTACATATCGGATACTGAAACATTACTTGAAAAAAGCAGCTTTTATCATGACAGAACGCTTCCTTACATTGTGCCCCGTTATAAGTCTTTGGAAATCGATGAACAGATTGATTTCCTATTTGCAGAAACAATTTTGAATAATATTGAGAAAATTAATAATAATGCATGATTCTGGTGGAGAGAACATGACGACAACTGGTCAGATACTTTGGGAAAAAGCCAAAACCATTATCCCCGGCGGCAACCAGCTTTTGTCGAAACGAAGCGAGAAATTCCTGCCCGGTCTTTGGCCGTCTTACTATTCAAAGGCCAAGGGGTGCGAAGTATGGGATCTCGACGGGAATCATTACTATGATTTTGCCCAAATGGGAGTCGGTTCCTGTGTTCTGGGCTACGCAGATGACGATGTGAACAGAGCCGTAATAGGTGCCATACAAGACGGTTCCATGTGTACACTGAATTGCCCGGAGGAAGTAGAACTTGCGGAAAAACTGATCAGCTTGCATCCATGGGCGGAAATGGCCAGGTTTGCGAGAACCGGCGGCGAGGCGTGTGCCGTCGCAGTGAGGATAGCCCGTGCCGCCACCGGTAAAAGCAAAGTTGCCTTCTGTGGCTATCACGGATGGCATGATTGGTATCTTTCCGCCAATCTTGGCGATTCATCCAATCTTGATGGCCAACTCCTCCCCGGCCTTGATCCGCTGGGCGTTCCGAGAGAACTTCACGAGACGGCTATTCCATTTAATTACAATAAATTGAGTGCATTGGAAGCCATTGTTGATAAATATCCCAATCAAGTCGGTGTAATCATCATGGAACCGGAAAGAGGCACATCCCCTATGCCGGGTTTCCTGGAAGGCGTCAGGAATGTCGCCGATAAGATTGGCGCGGTGTTGATTTTTGATGAAGTAACGTCAGGCTTCAGGATGAATCTCGGTGGGATACATCTTGTTCGCAACGTATACCCCGACATCGCCGTGTTTGGTAAAGCCCTTGGAAACGGCTACCCCATATCCGCAATCATCGGCCGCAGATCTGTTATGGAGTCTGCGCAGGATACCTTCATAAGCTCTACTTTCTGGACAGAAAAGATTGGTTTTATAGCAGCCTTAACCACGATAAACAAAATGGAGAAAAACGATGTGACGACTGCATTGGTAAGGTATGGAGAGCACATCAATAAGGGCTGGAACAGGCTGGCTCAAAAACATGATCTAAAAATTCATATTTCCGGAATACCACCGCTGACCCACATTGCATTTGAATATGAGAATTCTCTTGCAATTCAAACATGTTACGCACAGGAAATGCTGGAACAAGGATTCCTTCTCGGGACGTCTGTCTATACAACGGATGCCTACACAGACAAAATAGTTGAGCACTTTCTTGACAATACCGATACGGTGTTTGGAATAATCAAAAAGGCTTCTGATGAAAAGAAGGTCGAAACATCCCTAAAGGGGGCGATAATGCATGCGGGGTTCAAGCGGCTAACGTAGGTGTGTATATCGGAGAGACGGGTATGATTGATGATGGATGTAACTTGTAAAGGGAGCAGCATAATGCATAATACTAGGAAGGTAGCCCTTATCGGTTCCGGAGAACTCGGTAGTCGCCATCTTCAGGCGCTTGCCAAAATTGATTTACCAGTAGAAATCCAGGTAGTTGATCCAAGCCACGAAGCTTTGAAGATAGCAAAAGAGAGATTCGACCAGATTTCGCCAAATCTTAATGTAAGAAGAATATCCTTTTTCAATTCGCTTGACGATCTTCATTCAGAGATAGATTACTGTATTGTAGCAACGAACTCAGATGTTAGGGCCAGAGTAACAAAAGAATTACTATTGAAAAAGGCCGTACAATGCCTCATTCTGGAAAAAATACTATTTCAGACTGAAGACGATTATGAAGCTATTGGGAAGCTAATTGAAAAGTATAAAGTAAAAACATGGGTTAATTGCCCCCGGAGGATATGGCCTGTTTACAAGGGAATACACGATTATTTAAAAGGCGTTCATTTGTTTGAAATAAATATTTCTGGCTCCGACTGGGGATTGGCGAGCAACAGTATCCATATGATTGATTTAATAGGTTATCTTGCTGGCGCTACTGATTATAATATTAATGGTGATTTGCTAGATTCGGGATTCATTGAGAGTAAGAGGAAAGGCTTTATTGAATTCACTGGAACACTTGCAGGATCCTTCAATGCCACGCCATATTTTAGCATCAGTTCATACAAAGATGGGAAGGTGCCGTTAATGATTCAGTTAATTAGCGAAAAGTATGTCTATATGATTAGCGAATCCCTTGGCCGGGGATGGATTTTCAGAGAAGACAAGGGATGGTCATGTGAGGAGTTTTCATTTGAAACCCCTTATCAGAGCCAGCTAACACATCGTCTCATCAGACAGATTATCGATACTGGTGCAAGCGATCTCCCTTCATTTGAGGAATCTGCAAAGCTCCATATCCCCATTTTGAATTGTTTTATTTCTTTCCTAATTAGAGAAGGCAAAGGGGGTGATAGGTGTCCGATAACATAATAAATCATATGTGGGTCATTGGATCAGGTCCAATGACAATCGATTATATCAAAGTTCTTGACGCCTTAAAAGTTAGCTATCAGGTTATAGGTCGAGGCATCGATTCCGCTAAAGATTGCGAATCGAAAACAGGTGTTAAAGTTGTTACAGGGGGCTTGGAAAGTCACATCAGTGATTGTAAAGATTTTCCCTCATCGGCTATTGTTGCTGTAGGGGTAGAACAGTTAGCGAACGTCGCAAAAGTGCTTCTCCAAAATGGCGTTAAAAAGATATTGATAGAAAAACCGGGTGGTCTAAATGAGGATGAAATTAGGTCTGTGCATGAGAAGACCAAGAAGAGAAATGCGGAAGTATATGTAGCCTACAACAGGCGCTTCTATACTTCGACATTGAAGGCGCAGGAGATTATACGTGAAGATGGTGGCGTTCGATCTTTCAACTTCGAATTCACCGAATGGTCCCACGAAATTGTTAACATAAAAAAAGCGCCCGGTGTGAAGGAAAATTGGCTATTGGCAAATTCTTCTCATGTTATAGATCTCGCATTCTTTCTGGGCGGAAAGCCTAAGGAAATTAGCTGCTATGTTGGAGGCGCATTAGACTGGCATCCATCAGGTTCAATATTTACAGGCGCCGGTATCAGCGAAAAAGACGCGCTATTTTCATATCAGGCAGATTGGGGAGCACCTGGTCGATGGAGTGTTGAGGTCTTGACAAAAAAGCATAGATTGATCTTTAAACCATTAGAAAAACTACAGATTCAAAATATTGGAGAGGTTGCGATTAACGAAGTTGCAATTGATGATGATTTAGATAGAACATTTAAACCCGGTTTATTTCGCCAGGTCAAAGCATTTATGGATGGAGACTTGTTAAATCTTCTTAAAATTGAAGAACATTTGGTAATGTTAAAATACTACTTGATACTTAAAAAAATCAGTTCCGCCTCCCTAAGAAAAAACATTTGACAAGAATCGACTTTTTAATTTAGAGGCTCAGTGTTAAAATCACCCATACTAAACACCGATAAAAAATCGGCGGGCAGTAACCTTAAAGCAGATAGAGTTAAAGTGCTGATCGTGGTGAACTCCCATGCGTCATTTCGGGAGATGAAACAGGTCGCGCAGTTATTAATTAACTCTCGTCGATATCATCCGGTTATTTTAATGGATGATCCAAAGTATAATTATGAAAAAGAAATCTCCATATGTCGAGCGGAGAGCATAGATTATCTTTGCCCACGAGTCATGTTGACGCTACAACAGGCTGGTCTATCGACCAACCCTGCAAATCGGGTGTCTTTTTTGAGAAGGGTGAAAGAGGCGGTTAAGCATTCTACAAAGACAGGTTCCTTTGTGCGATACACTCTGGCTTTTGTTTGGGAAAATCTCGTTTCATTTCGTTACTCTCTTCCGGGCGCCTTGATTGAGTTCATGTTGCTTTATTGTGAAATACTCCACCAACGAAGCCTAACAAAGAAAATAAAGCCGGGGATTTTGGTTTTACCTTCCGCAGATTGCGGGCATTTGGCTATTGTAACAAAAGTTGCCGCTGAGCAAGGGATACCTTCTGTTGTTATTCCGTATGCGATCATTAATTCTACGGTTTCTTTGAAGCAGGCTATGGCGGTGCCGCGCATGAGTCTAAATCGGTGGGACTGCCGTCTTGTGTCATGGATCTATCCTCAATGGTCAGGAGAATATCAGGGCCGCAAGATGCTGGCCAGCGATGTCTCAAAGATCTTGTCGGTTGAATGGCTTGGGCTGTCTTTACCCAAGCCATGGGGTGATTTTTTGGGTCGGGCCGATGTCTTGGCTGTAGAAAGTCGTTGTATGTGGCAACTTTATGAGCGAGCAGGCCTTGACAGAGAAAAGTATGTCTTGACGGGTGCTTTGAGTGATGATGTCATTTTTTCGAATCGCCGAGATTCATTCGGTCCAAGGGAAGTTCTTTATAAAGAACTTGATCTGCCATTGGGCAGACCTCTTATTCTCGTTAGTATCACCCCTGATCAGTCGTTAGCGGATCATCCGGGTACTGAGTTTAACACTTATGAGCAGATAGTAGGTTTTATAATGCATGTGGTTTCGGGTGCCAAAGGGTACAATGTCATCGTTTCCCCACATCCTCGTGCAGATAGTAATGTTATAAAGAGATTTTTGTCAAATAATGCCCGCGTTGTTGATGTAAGTATAGAGTCGTTAATGCCTTTAGCAGACATTTTTATTGCTGAACCCTCATCAACTTTTCGCCTGGCTATTGCGTGCAGCACGCCTGCGATTTGTTACGATATGTGGGGGTATGAGTTTCCTGAATTTGAAAGTGAGGAGGGTATTATTACTGTAGAAACCATGGCTGAGTTTGAATCGATATTGTCGCGTTTAGTATCAGACAGTTCGTATTATAAAAATGTAAAAGACCACCAGGCGGCACGTTCTGAGGAATGGGCAATTTTGGATGGGCGTTCGGGCGAGCGAATACTTAGTCTCTTCGACAGGATGGTCGGGATCGCAGTGCAGGTGAATTTATTGGTCCCCCCAACCCCCAATGGCCTAGTATTGCCAGACAAATCAATGGTGCGCACACAATCTGGGGAGCCCTAGAACCATTGCGTAATGAATAAGGAAAAACCTTTCTAAGTAACTCAACTTTCGTACACGTTTAGGAGAGTCTATCTATTCTTTAAAGGATTAACTGGATGAAAGATATCATAATAGAAACGGGAACAACATTAATATCTTTATTGAGAGTATTAATAAATCATAGAATCAACTATTCATTCCCCGTTTTTCAAAAGGATAATTTTGAGATAAATATTCTTTGTACAGGCCCGTCTTTGAATGAAAGTTTGAGTAGTTCGGGCAACATTTTTCAGTCAAAAGACTCTATGTGTGTAAATAAATTTGCTGAATCAGATTTTTTTGAAATTATCAAGCCTAGTTACTATTTATTGCTCGATCCGGTTTTTTGGGAAGAGAATAGCCGGCCAGTGTTTATAGCGGAAAGGGATAGACTCTATAAACTAATAAATACCAAAACGAACTGGCATCTTAATTTATTATTGCCACTAAGCGCAAAACATGCCTTTAATTGGAACTATATATTTCAAAATAACAGCAATATTAGGATATCATTTTTTAATAATGTTCCCTTGACTGGGTTCAAATCAATCATTCATAGTTTATATAAGCATAATCAGGGGATGCCGCCTGCACAAAATGTATTAGTTGCTGCGATATTTGTTGCGATCAATATGGGGTATAAAAAACTGTATTTACTTGGGGCGGATCATTCTTGGCATGAGCGATTAGTGCTAAATGATGAAAATGTTGTATGCTATAGAGAAAGTAATTTTTTCGACAAAACGGAACAGCAGTTAATCCCATGGTTTAAAGCTCAAGAGAATGCTGGTACAAATAAAATGCATGAAATATTTATGGAAATTGCACGGATGTTTTTAGGATATCAATATTTAGAAGAATATTCAAAGTACAGAAATGTAAAAATATATAACGCGAGTCCGAAGACGTATATAGACGCTTTTGAAAGGTATAATTTCAAAAGGAACTAAGACAAGAGTTTGTCTTAAAAACATGAGCATATTTCATGATTATTGTTTTATAGGAAACAACTGTAAGCTCTCGTGTTTATATGAAACGGACACTGGCAGATATAAAAGAAAGCATTATAGATGGACTGCTTGACTTGTTGGAAGATCTTGACAAAGGAGAATCAACAGCAAAAGCAAACAATCCATATGGAGATGGTCATTGTGTGGCAGAACGTATTATGAATATTATTGAAAAATAAATGGGAGATATTGAATGGCTAAGGTTCTTGTTACAGGTGGATTAGGTGCGGTTGGTAGTGTTCTCGTGAAAGAACTCCGTGCACACGGACACGATACATGGATTGTTGATCTACCACACCACAATGACCGGCAATACCTCCGCTGTGATGTCGGAGAATTTAGGCAAGTAGAACAGTTGTTTATGTCCGATGGATGGGCTCGTGGATACTTTAGTAAGCGTCACGAATTCGATTTTGTTTATCATCTTGCTGCAGAGTTTGGGCGTTGGAATGGAGAAGATTTTTATGACACTCTATGGCGATCTAATGCAGTAGGTACAAAGAATATTCTTTCTATGCAAGAGCGATACGAGTTCAGAGGAATATATTTTTCTTCATCAGAGGTTTATGGCGACTATGATGGTCTGATGAGCGAAGATGTTCTTGACAATATTCCCATAAAGCAGATGAATGACTATGCGATCAGTAAATGGGTAAACGAAATGCAGGTTTTAAACTCTGCAGCCATGCATGGAACGGAGTCTGTCAGAGTAAGGCTTTTTAACACATATGGCCCCGGTGAGCCATATTCGCCTTACCGATCAGTTATATGCTTATTTTGTTACTCTGCTTTAAATGGTATGCCCTTCAAGGTATATCGAGGACACCACCGGACATCAACGTACATTACAGATACAGTCCGCACATTGGCGAATATATGTGAAAGTTTCATGCCGGGAGAGGTATACAATATTGGCGGGCTTGACTATCACGATATCGAAACGGTAGCCCAACTGGTTATTAAATACAGTGGCTGTAATCCAAGCTTGGCTGAATATTGCGACCCGGAACCATTTACAACTATTAGTAAAAAAGTGGACTGTGTCAAGGCAGTACAGCATTTGGGGCATAAAAGCACGGTTGGTTTAGAAGAAGGCATAAAAAAAACAATAGACTGGATGCGCCACTACTATCGTGTCGGAGAGAAAATATGAAAAAAAAGATAATTGTTGTTGGTACTGGATATGTTGGCTTGCCGGCAGCATTGCTATTAGCTCGTGCGGGATACGACGTAGTTGGTGTTGATATAAATGAAAATATTGTTCAAGCCATAAACGACGGTATTTTGCACATAAAAGAAACTGATCTGCAGAAGATTATGGATGCGCCGCAAGTTCGCCAAAATCTGCATGCTCAATCAGTCCCATGCGCGGCGGATGTCTTTTTAATTGCGGTACCTACACCTATTCATCCCCATAAGAAAGTGGCCGAATTAAAATATGTTCATGAAGCGGTTGAATCTATTATTCCTTATTTGCAGCCTGGTAATTTGGTTATTCTGGAATCAACGGTGCCCCCGCTTACCTGTCGAACTGTGATAACACCTATTTTGGAGAAAAGTGGTCTGACTGTTGGAAAGGACTTGTTCCTGGCGCATTGCCCTGAACGTATTCTGCCCGGGGATGTGTTTTATGAAATTGTCCATAATAACAGGATTATCGGCGCCGCGGATCAGACATCAAGAGAAATGGCACAGGACATTTACGCATCTTTTGTTAAGGGGGAACTATCTCAAACTGATGATATAACTGCAGAAATATGTAAGCTTATGGAGAATACCTACCGGGATGTTAACATTGCACTGGCAAACGAGTTAGCCGAAGTTATGGAAGGTTTGGGGATTAACCCGGTAAAAGCAATTGAATTGGCAAATAAGCATCCTCGCGTGAACATCCTAAAACCAGGTATCGGTGTGGGAGGCCATTGCATTCCAATAGATCCGTGGTTCATTAAGGAAGTTGACCCTGCAAATTCACGCCTAATCTTTACGTCAAGGCTTATTAATGAAGAAATGCCCCATCGTATTGCCGCTAAAATACGGCGCTCCATGCGGGACGTAAGCAATCCACAAATTGTGGCAGTTGGCGCATCATATAAAGCAAATACAGTTGACATACGAGAAAGTCCAGCGTTAAAAATAGTAGAGTTATTGGCCCAAGACGGGTATCATGTAGATCACTTTGATCCTCTCATATCGGGCATGGAGTACTCGTCCTTATCTAAGGTTTGTCAAGGAATGGATTGTTTGGCAATATTAGTTGAACATAATGTTGTGCGCGATGAGCTTAAAAGTTGCATAGAAGAGCTACGTTTATGTATGCGCACTCCCATAATATTGCGTTTCTGCTAAGGTAATGAATAATTCCCCCCAAAGGATAACGACTGTGGGTTGTCCTAATATAGCCAGGAATAGACAGATCCAATGAATATCGGAAGACAAACTGCGACTTCGTCAACTCGCTCACCAAAAGCAAGGAGTCGTCTCGTTGAAGGTTGCCATGATGAATCAATGGCAATTGCCTTTTTGGGGCCTGTACTGCCTGAAGATATGTGCAATCGCACCCCGGCCTGCAACGTATCTGGAAACAAGCTTCAAATCAACTTCCTTAATGCGTTGCGCAAAGCAAGCGGCGTTTCCCCTACCATTGTCAGCTTTCTACCGATAGGTATGTTTACAAAATCACGGAAGCTCTTTGTCCGTTCCGGACCGCTCAGTTTTAACAATGGGCTCCGGGGGCGGTTAATTCCTTTTATAAATGTACTGTTTCTAAAGCAACTTACGATTGGGTTAGTGAGTCTACTCATCTTAATGAACTGGCACTGGCAAAACCGCCGCACGCGTCGCTTAGTTTTGGTTTATAATGTTTATCTGCCCATGTCGCTCCCCGTACTTCTGGCAACAAAATTATCAGGCGGGAAGGCAGTGGCTTTCGTTGCCGATTTCCCACATAATTTGTCCTTCAATTTTCAAGGATGGAAGGGCATGCTTCAGCGAATCAACCTGTGGTTAGAATCACTCAGCCTTGCCCATTTTACCGGTATTATTCCTCTTACGCAGTCTGTAGGCGAAGACTTTGCACCAGGGAGACCTATGATGGTTATGGAAGGTGGTGTAGATCCGGACGATGTGGGCGCTAAGTCTCATCCTGTAGAGGTTCCATCGGCAGAACGAATCTGCCTTTTCAGCGGCACTCTGAACGAGATTAATGGAATTGATCTGTTACTCAGGGCATTTCGTCTGATTCCAGATCCAAACTTTAGACTCTGGATTTTTGGAAAAGGGCCATTAGAAGCTGAAGTTCGAGCAGCAACGCAGCAGGATGATCGGATTGTCTACAGGGACTTTTTGCCCAACGCAGAGGTATTACGGTATCAGCGGCAAGCGACGGTACTGCTTAACGCACGTCCAACCAATCAGTTGATAACCCGCTATACATTTCCTTCAAAACTAATTGAATACATGTTAAGCGGGAGGCCTGTTATTACAACAGCGCTATCGGGTATCCCAAAGGATTACTTTGATTTTATTTATGTCCTTTTTGACGAAACGCCCGAAGGGCTATCACGACTACTCATTGATGTTTGTGCAAAACCTGCCTTCGAACTATATGAATTAGGAGGTCGAGCGCAAGAATTTATTTTGCAGACAAAAAACTGGTCAATACAGGGGCGGCGTGTATATGAATTCATCTGTAACGGCATATAATAAAACAAAGCTCCTCGGAACCATAAATTTTACCATTAAACGCCATACTTTTATGTATTTTATAGTTATTGATCTTCTTTTCTTTCCGTATGTTCCTTTTTTCGTGATGCCGATGAGTTTGCCGTTCGTCGTCGCAGCTTTGTTTTTGGGCACCGAAAGCCCCTGTCATAACGCAATATCGTTATTATATTTGTTTTCCGTGTGTGTTGTAATTAGTGTTATAGCAGGCCTAATATTTTACGGCGATGAATCTATGTTGGAAGATTTCAAACGCGCAGGGCAACTGCTATCATCTTTTGCCTACTATCTTTATTTCAAATCCTCCTTAAAGAAAAGAGCGTTTGATCCGACAAACATTCTTATTTTTTTCATTTTTTCCCAGTTGTTCTTGATTTTCTTCTTCTACAATAATCCAGATGGATTTAGTGTTCTTCGAATAAAGATGGCTCCGGCTACAGCAGGTACTGTGGAACATATATACAAACACTTTAGATACACCTATTTTTTTTCTGATCCGAATACCGTTGCATATTTTTCTTTGGTCTGTGCTTTTTTTGTATTGCACACACACTCATCTATTATATTGAAATGGTGCATGTTGCTGATCTCATGCTTAATTATTGTCGCGACAAACAGCCGTGGTGCCGTTTTATGTATGGCCGCGCTAATATCTCTCTCATTATACCGCGTATTTCGAGGTCGTATCAGCGTGTCTTTAACCCTATTAAAAAAAAATATCTGCGGCATATTTGTTCTTGTAATGGTATTCACCATATTTGCAGCGACTGATACAGGGAAAATGTCCTTTGAAACGATGGAGGCAGTATACACCTTATTCGAGCAGCGTTCGGGTGCCGCAGAATATTACGAAAGCGGTGGTGAGACAAGACTTGATATTTGGCACAACATTGTGTCGACTTATGTGCCTTCTTTTTTTGGCTGGGGCTACTCTTTTTTGGGTACGCCACATACTGATCATCTGCGTATGATTTATAGTTATGGCATCGTGGCATATGGGATTCTTCTTTATTTGGTTTTTCGTTTCATTCTAGTGCCAGGATTTGAATTTCTGATCCCTGCTTTTATGGCATTTTCTATTAATTCACTCATCGATGAGCAGAAATTCTTCGCACTGGTATTATCCCTTGTTGCGGTGGCCCAAGTTACGGTCGGCGATTCAAACAGAATGAAGCACATCATCAATAATTCACTCTTTGTGCCCCCCATTTTTAAAAATGAGGGGGCAAATACAAACCAAATCGTAAAATGACGAAATTCAAAGGTCCAGGCCATAGAATCATGATTAAAAGAAAAGTATTAACGATCATCGGCACGCGCCCGGAAGCCATCAAACTTGCACCTGTAGTGCTGGAACTAAAACGCCGACATGATCTGGTTGATTTTTCAGTATGTGTTACAGCCCAACACCGTGAGATGCTTGATCAGCCGCTGGCTCTTTTTGGCATTAAACCGGATTATGACTTGGATATTATGTCACCTGGGCAAACACTGGCGAAAGTGACGGCACTTGCAATGGAAGGTATAGATAATGTTGTGTCCCAGGAAAAGCCCGATGTAATTTTGGTGCAGGGTGATACAACCACTGCATTTTGCGGTGCATTGACTGGGTATTATCATCAGATAAAGGTTGCCCATGTAGAAGCCGGATTGCGAACGGGAAACAAGTATGCGCCCTTCCCCGAAGAGATTAATCGTTGTTTGATAGGGCGTATTGCCGATTTACACTTTGCACCGACCGAACAGGCCCGGCAGACATTACTGAATGAGGGAGTAACGGGCCCAAACGTGTTCGTGACAGGGAACACGGTGATTGATGCACTCCTATGGGTGCGGGAACGTGTGCGCTGCGCTCCACCTAAATTACCAGCAGGGTTGTTAGAAGCAACAACAGGAAAGCAGATCATCCTTGTTACGGGCCACCGGCGAGAGAGTTTTGGCAACGGGTTTGACAATATCTGCCATGCGATCCGGGAGATTGCAGATAGTTTCGTAGATGTTGCATTTATCTATCCGGTTCATCTCAATCCAAATGTTCGTGAGCCGGTCAATCGCATTTTGGGGAGGCATCCGCGCATTCATCTGATTGAGCCATTGTCCTACGCGCCATTTGTCTGGTTGATGGACCGCGCTACCATTGTGCTGACAGACTCAGGCGGTGTGCAGGAAGAAGCTCCATCTCTTGGCAAGCCTGTTTTAGTGATGCGCGAAATGACCGAGCGTACGGAAGGTATTACCACCGGCAACGCGCTTTTGGTTGGCGTTCAGAGGGAACGAATTGTGGATGGGCTCAGACAATTGTTATGCGATCCCCAAAGACGCGCAATGATGGTGACCGTGAATAATCCTTATGGTGATGGGCGGGCGGCTCAGAGAATTGTTGAGATATTACTGCCGGGGCGGCACAATTATGACGGAAAAAACAAACTTCGATCAGCAACAGGACCTTCGTGAAGGGAACTTGGTCATAGATCTTCGGCAAACTTTATTTAGGCATTCTTCTGGCGAGTTTTAATGCATTGGTTCCTCAGAGCGAAAATAAAATAGGCAAATAATGCACTTGGGTATTGATGCAT is from Deltaproteobacteria bacterium and encodes:
- a CDS encoding O-antigen ligase family protein, whose product is MNSSVTAYNKTKLLGTINFTIKRHTFMYFIVIDLLFFPYVPFFVMPMSLPFVVAALFLGTESPCHNAISLLYLFSVCVVISVIAGLIFYGDESMLEDFKRAGQLLSSFAYYLYFKSSLKKRAFDPTNILIFFIFSQLFLIFFFYNNPDGFSVLRIKMAPATAGTVEHIYKHFRYTYFFSDPNTVAYFSLVCAFFVLHTHSSIILKWCMLLISCLIIVATNSRGAVLCMAALISLSLYRVFRGRISVSLTLLKKNICGIFVLVMVFTIFAATDTGKMSFETMEAVYTLFEQRSGAAEYYESGGETRLDIWHNIVSTYVPSFFGWGYSFLGTPHTDHLRMIYSYGIVAYGILLYLVFRFILVPGFEFLIPAFMAFSINSLIDEQKFFALVLSLVAVAQVTVGDSNRMKHIINNSLFVPPIFKNEGANTNQIVK
- the wecB gene encoding UDP-N-acetylglucosamine 2-epimerase (non-hydrolyzing) produces the protein MIKRKVLTIIGTRPEAIKLAPVVLELKRRHDLVDFSVCVTAQHREMLDQPLALFGIKPDYDLDIMSPGQTLAKVTALAMEGIDNVVSQEKPDVILVQGDTTTAFCGALTGYYHQIKVAHVEAGLRTGNKYAPFPEEINRCLIGRIADLHFAPTEQARQTLLNEGVTGPNVFVTGNTVIDALLWVRERVRCAPPKLPAGLLEATTGKQIILVTGHRRESFGNGFDNICHAIREIADSFVDVAFIYPVHLNPNVREPVNRILGRHPRIHLIEPLSYAPFVWLMDRATIVLTDSGGVQEEAPSLGKPVLVMREMTERTEGITTGNALLVGVQRERIVDGLRQLLCDPQRRAMMVTVNNPYGDGRAAQRIVEILLPGRHNYDGKNKLRSATGPS